The following coding sequences are from one Daphnia magna isolate NIES unplaced genomic scaffold, ASM2063170v1.1 Dm_contigs021, whole genome shotgun sequence window:
- the LOC116933790 gene encoding uncharacterized protein LOC116933790, with product MRTYVKKTNRGEIPKDIWMLAIKAIVENGMNISQAAREYNVPPKSLSRNVKKYCSHQDSLSEVPEHNTFSIGYAKPKQIFTDEEEGALEEYLKKAGDIYFGLTPNGVKKLAFEFGTRRGIAIPAGWMKNQQAGSDWFTSYLSRHPSLSLRKPEATSMARMSSFNPHNVGVFFDNLIKVLSQFDIGPGSIWNMDETGITTVQRPDKIVARKGRKQIGAVTSQERGELVTLAMAVSALGNHIPPFLYFQENVITAPLLPRLQLAR from the exons ATGAGGACATATGTAAAGAAGACTAATAGGGGTGAAATTCCTAAAGATATTTGGATGCTGGCCATCAAAGCTATAGTAGAGAACGGAATGAATATTTCCCAAGCAGCAAGAGAATATAATGTTCCCCCTAAAAGTCTTTCGAGGAATGTAAAGAAGTACTGCTCTCATCAGGATAGTCTTTCTGAAGTGCCTGAACATAATACTTTTTCCATAGGGTATGCCAAACCCAAGCAG ATTTTTactgatgaagaagaaggtgCCCTAGAAGAATATTTGAAAAAGGCTGGTGACATTTATTTTGGTCTCACACCAAATGGCGTTAAAAAACTAGCCTTTGAGTTCGGCACGCGACGTGGCATTGCTATTCCAGCTGGATGGATGAAAAATCAGCAGGCTGGTAGCGACTGGTTTACTAGTTACCTATCACGCCATCCATCACTATCACTGCGAAAGCCTGAAGCTACATCAATGGCTCGAATGTCGAGCTTCAATCCGCACAATGTGGGTGTCTTCTTTGACAACCTTATCAAGGTTCTTTCCCAGTTCGATATTGGCCCTGGATCAATCTGGAACATGGACGAGACAGGCATAACAACAGTCCAGCGTCCAGACAAAATTGTCGCCAGGAAAGGTAGAAAACAAATTGGCGCCGTAACTAGTCAGGAGAGGGGAGAATTAGTTACTCTAGCTATGGCTGTTTCAGCCCTAGGAAACCACATTCCaccttttttatatttccaaG aaaacgtTATCACGGCACCTTTATTGCCCAGGCTCCAATTGGCTCGATAG
- the LOC123477416 gene encoding uncharacterized protein LOC123477416, with product MAKTNGVVMLSFPPHCSHKLQPLDRSVYGPLKNYINSALTSRIIVKKAPINIYDIPGIITTALPKAITPANIMSGFRVSGIMPLDRNIFAEEEEFAPSFFTDRPEADIIVAEVELDSMVPTIDDILSATGVSDELVNVIKQPYSACFTVSPVTRTESSASSRSDKSLSTSLLEEIRPHPKAAPKKTTNKRKTRQTAILTSTPVKDAIEAEQSGSKRKPTKIREPKIGQLTPVSPKYLQFTVSDLGNSF from the exons ATGGCAAAAACTAATGGCGTAGTAATGTTATCATTTCCACCGCACTGTTCTCACAAACTGCAGCCGTTAGACAGAAGCGTATACGGGCCGCTAAAAAATTACATAAACTCGGCTTTGACAAGTCGTATTATAGTGAAGAAGGCACCGATCAACATTTACGATATTCCAGGCATCATAACTACTGCGCTTCCAAAAGCCATCACACCAGCAAACATTATGTCTGGATTTCGAGTTTCCGGAATCATGCCGTTGGATCGCAACATATtcgctgaagaagaagaatttgcTCCGTCATTCTTTACAGATCGCCCTGAGGCCGACATTATCGTAGCTGAGGTAGAATTGGATTCTATGGTACCCACAATTGATGACATTTTATCTGCAACTGGAGTTTCTGACGAATTGGTCAACGTAATCAAACAGCCCTATTCCGCATGTTTTACGGTTTCACCGGTCACTCGTACTGAGTCCTCTGCGTCTTCTCGTTCAGACAAATCATTGTCAACATCCCTATTGGAGGAAATTAGGCCTCATCCAAAGGCTGCACCAAAGAAGACcaccaataaaagaaaaacaaggcaAACTGCCATTCTCACGAGCACCCCTGTCAAAGATGCAATTGAGGCGGAACAAAGTGGATCAAAAA GGAAGCCTACAAAAATCAGAGAACCAAAAATTGGACAActaaccccggtctcccctaagTATTTGCAATTTACAGTAAGTGACTTGGGAAACTCGTTTTAA